Genomic DNA from Gallaecimonas xiamenensis 3-C-1:
CAACAGATCAGGGTGGTTGCGGGGCACGAACACATAGACGCCATTCAAGGCATCCGTTACTTCCAAGGTATCAAAACTCAAGTGCATCCTTGCACTCCTGCGAGATTAAATCGGCAAGAAGCTATCGTCCTTTGCTCATGGGTGACAGGGCGCTTCAGTCTTTATTGATATTAGTGGTGCCAGTCACTGTTTTAGGGTTATCACTCATATCTTAGGGCGTCGATGGGGTGCAGGTTGGCGGCCTTGATGGCCGGCAATATCCCAAACAGCACGCCGACAAAGGCGGAAAAGCTAAGGGACAGGGCTATGGCCCACCAAGGCACGGTAGCCGCCGGCATGCCGGGGATCATGGCGGTTACAGCCAGGGCCAGACCATAACCCAATGCCAGGCCTATCATGCCTCCCAAGAGGCACAGCAGCACCGCCTCGGCCAGGAACTGCCAGAGGATATGGGCGCGGGTGGCGCCAAGGGCTTTTAAGATACCAATTTCGCGGGTGCGCTCGGTGACCGACACCAGCATGATGTTCATAATGCCGATGCCGCCCACCAGCAACGACACTCCCACCACGCCCGCTGCCACCAGGGTGGTGGTGTTGGTGATGGCGCCGATGCGCTCCTGCATCTGTTTGGCCGTTTGCAGTTCGAAGTCGTCGGGGGCGTCCTTGGCCAGGCCATGGTTACGCCGTAAAACCCTTTTCAGCTGCTCCACCACCTTGTCCTGCTGACCAAGATCGGTGATCGCCATGGAGATGTTGAGGTTGGGGGTGGACACAAAGCCTTGCAGGGCCCGGGCGGTAGAGTAGGGGATCAGGATCTGGTCGTCCTGGTCGAAGCCAAAAAACTTACCCCGTTCTTCCAAAACCCCTATCACCTTGAACCACTCCTGGCCCAGCTGCAGGTATTGACCTATGGGATCGCCCACGATTTTGAGGTTGCTGACCACGGTTTTGCCCAGCACCGTTACCCGGCGACGGGATTGCTCGTCGCTTTTGGAGAAAAAGCGGCCCTTGTCGGTATAGGCCCCGTACAGATCGGCGTAGGCGTAGCCGACTCCGGCGGCAATGGCGCTGGCCTTGCGCCCTTGGTAACTCAAGGTGCTGAGGGTACCCACCAAAGGGGTGGAAACCGTGACATTGGCAACCCCGGAGACGCTGCCTCTGATGCTGTCCACGTCTTCTTCGCGCAGCCGGGCAAAGTTGCCGGTGATCTGATCTTTAAGGGGGGTATAGGGGCTGATGGACAGCACATTGGTACCCATTCCGGCCAGTTGCTTGTCGATGCTGGCCGTCAGCCCTTGGACCACAGCTACCACGGCGATAACCGAGGCGATACCGATAACGATACCCAAGGTCGTGAGCACAGAGCGCATGCCGTGGGCACGGATGGCGCCGACCGCAGCCCGCAGGCTTTCTGCCAGTATGGCGTTGTTAGACAAGGCGGCTCTCCTGCCCGGCAACTAGGCTGTCGCTGGTGATAACACCGTCCATGACCCTTACCACCCGCCGGCAATGGTTGGCGATGTCCTGCTCGTGGGTGACGACGACGATGGTTTGCCCTTCGCCGTGCAGCTCGTCGAACAGGGCCATGATGTCGCGGGTGGTTTGGGAGTCCAGGTTACCGGTAGGCTCGTCGGCCAGCA
This window encodes:
- a CDS encoding ABC transporter permease codes for the protein MSNNAILAESLRAAVGAIRAHGMRSVLTTLGIVIGIASVIAVVAVVQGLTASIDKQLAGMGTNVLSISPYTPLKDQITGNFARLREEDVDSIRGSVSGVANVTVSTPLVGTLSTLSYQGRKASAIAAGVGYAYADLYGAYTDKGRFFSKSDEQSRRRVTVLGKTVVSNLKIVGDPIGQYLQLGQEWFKVIGVLEERGKFFGFDQDDQILIPYSTARALQGFVSTPNLNISMAITDLGQQDKVVEQLKRVLRRNHGLAKDAPDDFELQTAKQMQERIGAITNTTTLVAAGVVGVSLLVGGIGIMNIMLVSVTERTREIGILKALGATRAHILWQFLAEAVLLCLLGGMIGLALGYGLALAVTAMIPGMPAATVPWWAIALSLSFSAFVGVLFGILPAIKAANLHPIDALRYE